The following coding sequences lie in one Salarias fasciatus chromosome 7 unlocalized genomic scaffold, fSalaFa1.1 super_scaffold_4, whole genome shotgun sequence genomic window:
- the bmp10l gene encoding bone morphogenetic protein 10 has product MTAAVFSNLGFVHSLSVILLALAGLSSSSPIKLPENRRHRASVGRDAGGGPLLEAQDFLSHFLSTLNLTKLRPQSRPLHEPPEYMLELYNRFARDRTAVPSANIVRSFKNEDLSRYSIRAGGVRIHPLLFNISVPHHEHVTIAELRLFTLVRKAQRPFAGFDCKVTVYKVHEGVVWTKEVGKEGRRRDKGEVVETKDLEELVTKHIHARDNSWVSFDLTHVVAFWRKSGCATHRLEVHIANLGSGEEGGAAQEAAEAGGSLVEVDIDRSLDGIHNPVMIVFSDDQSRNHKQDKQELDQMIKHENDLPETVGGSQESSRGRVNHNAGRVNQNELHKQSLMQLQSNLIYDTPPRIRRNVKSESCRRTPLFVDFKDIGWDTWIIQPLGYEAYECNGVCNPPMTAEVSPTKHAIVQTLLSMKSPERASRACCVPTKLEPISLLYHDDDNGVITFNHKYEGMVVAECGCR; this is encoded by the exons ATGACTGCCGCCGTTTTCTCCAACCTCGGGTTCGTCCACTCCCTTAGCGTGATTCTCCTGGCGCTGGCCGGTCTGAGCTCGAGCAGTCCCATCAAGCTTCCCGAGAATCGCCGCCACAGGGCTTCGGTTGGGAGGGATGCGGGTGGCGGCCCGCTGCTGGAGGCGCAGGACTTTCTGAGCCACTTTCTGTCCACGCTGAACCTCACCAAGCTGAGGCCCCAGAGCAGGCCCCTCCACGAGCCACCAGAGTACATGCTGGAGTTGTACAACCGATTTGCCAGAGACCGCACGGCAGTGCCGTCAGCCAACATAGTGCGCAGTTTCAAGAATGAAG ATTTGTCCCGCTACAGTATAAGAGCTGGAGGTGTAAGGATACATCCCCTGCTGTTCAATATCTCCGTGCCCCATCACGAGCACGTAACAATAGCCGAGCTTCGCCTTTTCACTCTGGTCCGAAAAGCCCAAAGACCTTTCGCTGGCTTTGACTGCAAGGTGACAGTCTACAAAGTGCATGAGGGTGTTGTTTGGACAAAAGAGGTGGGgaaagaagggaggaggagggataaAGGGGAGGTGGTGGAGACGAAGGATCTGGAGGAACTGGTGACAAAGCATATCCATGCCAGAGATAATAGCTGGGTGTCATTTGACCTGACTCATGTGGTCGCGTTCTGGCGGAAGTCAGGGTGTGCGACTCACAGACTGGAGGTCCACATTGCAAATCTGGGGtcaggggaggagggaggggccgCGCAGGAGGCCGCAGAGGCCGGGGGGAGTTTGGTTGAGGTCGATATTGACAGGAGCTTGGACGGAATACACAATCCAGTGATGATTGTATTCTCAGACGATCAGAGCAGAAATCACAAGCAGGACAAACAGGAGCTCGACCAGATGATCAAACACGAGAATGACCTTCCTGAAACTGTGGGCGGGAGCCAGGAGTCTTCGCGGGGGCGCGTTAATCACAACGCCGGCCGCGTAAACCAGAACGAGCTACACAAACAGTCCCTCATGCAGCTGCAGTCCAACCTTATCTACGACACACCTCCTCGAATCCGTCGCAATGTTAAGAGCGAGTCATGCAGGAGGACGCCCCTCTTTGTGGATTTTAAAGACATCGGCTGGGATACGTGGATCATCCAGCCGCTGGGCTACGAGGCCTACGAGTGCAACGGCGTGTGCAACCCACCAATGACCGCTGAAGTCTCGCCCACTAAGCACGCCATCGTGCAGACGCTGCTGAGCATGAAGAGTCCTGAGAGGGCATCGCGTGCCTGCTGTGTGCCCACTAAGCTGGAGCCCATTTCGCTCCTGTATCACGACGACGATAATGGGGTGATCACGTTCAACCACAAGTACGAGGGAATGGTGGTGGCGGAGTGTGGCTGCAGATAG
- the arvcfa gene encoding armadillo repeat protein deleted in velo-cardio-facial syndrome homolog, producing the protein MPAEVKEEQSSEGPPPLSLSQEAKEAAQDIQSANDELDTPTSIASVMTSTNESSTETDTPLQTDTEDSKAVEQEVEPASSDTQEPSETPQESFQTSDLPDLTSTPVTPDNGACEQTPTEANAEPCEPVTPTTTTTTTTTSAAASAAPPPPPIQQPGESQAVNPDNQSRVYALPDAYRGIGGDLCAGYGSLSRLSLHGYWPNKNFQPGAHYTLPFLRDSYAAPGLGSQTEEDGLTERGDNSPLDMKSDHTAAGYATLGGIHQFRPITTMELLREPSRTRSGYDDAFMAQLEGNLNPFFQAMCRAQTLQLPHKRSSMVSLDSIRRDPRWRDPNLHEVIAMLGHPMDPVKSNAAAYLQHLCYENDRIKQEVRQLNGVPILVELLDHPKAEVHRKACGALRNISFGKDHNNKMAIKNCDGIQALVRLLRKSSSMEVKELVTGTLWNLSSHEPLKMMVINQGLQTLTDEIIIPHSGWRRDSTDPSKLQSAEWTTVFKNTSGCLRNVSSDGAEARQRLRECEGLVDALLHALQSAVINKDTDNKSVENCVCILRNLSYHVHKEIPGAERLQEPHVNHMMRSVGHQKKKNEPDCFPGKRPKEEWFNQGLELLYQPEVVRLYLSLLTCSHNHNTLEAAAGALQNLAAGHWAWSSYIRATVRKEKGLPILVELLRSDVDKVVRAVAIALRNLAMDKRNKDLIGSYALRDLVSNLPCGQQHPAKNLEGDTVVSILNTIHEIITDNPENARVLIQGHAVQKLVAINKSSQSARETKAASHVLQTIWAYKDLRNTLMKAGWTKSHFKPTTTGTSKKSKSGKQGSDDITLPLMDKNQDVYSSLEPNDRVGDGKAPVVERDALQAISERKHFIRAGRPAVGLMDNKPPPLDSWV; encoded by the exons ATGCCTGCTGAAGTAAAAGAG GAGCAGAGCTCGGAGGGGCCTCCTCCACTCTCTTTGTCCCAGGAGGCTAAAGAGGCAGCGCAGGACATTCAGTCAGCCAATGACGAGCTGGACACGCCCACATCCATCGCCTCCGTGATGACGTCCACCAATGAGAGCTCCACAGAGACCGACACCCCGCTGCAGACGGACACCGAG GACTCCAAAGCTGTGGAGCAGGAGGTCGAACCGGCTTCCAGTGACACCCAGGAGCCTTCGGAGACGCCGCAGGAGAGCTTCCAGACGTCGGATCTGCCCGACCTCACATCGACTCCGGTGACTCCAGATAACGGCGCCTGTGAACAGACTCCCACCGAGGCGAACGCCGAGCCCTGTGAGCCTGTTACGCCAACGACGACGACAACGACAACAACcacgagcgccgccgcttcagccgcCCCACCACCCCCGCCCATCCAGCAGCCCGGAGAGAGCCAAGCAGTAAACCCAGACAACCAAAGCAGAGTCTATGCCCTCCCTGATGCCTACAGGGGCATCGGGGGCGACTTGTGTGCAGGATACGGAAGCCTGTCCCGCCTTTCCCTTCACGGCTACTGGCCCAACAAAAACTTCCAGCCCGGGGCTCACTACACCTTGCCCTTCCTCAGAGACAGCTACGCTGCCCCGGGCCTTGGCAGCCAGACAGAGGAGGATGGCCTCACTGAACGGGGAGACAACAGCCCTCTGGATATGAAATCTGACCACACAGCTGCCGGTTACGCTACACTGGGGGGAATCCACCAGTTTAGACCAATTACCACTATGGAGCTCCTCCGGGAGCCCTCCAGAACCAG AAGCGGCTACGACGATGCGTTCATGGCCCAGCTGGAGGGAAATTTGAACCCTTTCTTCCAGGCCATGTGCCGGGCTCAGACCCTGCAGCTGCCCCACAAACGCAGCAGCATGGTCAGCCTGGACAGCATCCGAAGAGACCCGCGCTGGAGAGACCCCAACCTGCACGAGGTCATCGCCATGCTCGGCCACCCAATGGATCCCGTCAAGTCCAACGCCGCGGCCTACTTGCAGCACCTCTGCTACGAGAACGACCGGATCAAGCAGGAGGTCCGCCAGCTGAACGGGGTGCCGATCTTGGTGGAACTGTTGGACCATCCTAAAGCCGAAGTGCACCGGAAGGCCTGTGGAGCGTTGCGCAACATATCCTTCGGAAAGGACCACAACAACAAGATGGCCATCAAGAACTGCGACGGCATACAAGCTTTGGTCCGGCTACTGCGGAAGTCCAGCAGCATGGAGGTCAAGGAGTTAGTCACAG GCACTCTGTGGAACCTTTCATCACACGAGCCACTAAAGATGATGGTTATCAACCAGGGACTTCAAACACTGACTGATGAAATCATCATCCCGCACTCGGGCTGGCGGAGGGACTCCACCGATCCCTCCAAACTGCAGAGCGCCGAGTGGACCACGGTGTTTAAGAACACCTCGGGATGTTTGAG GAATGTCAGCTCGGACGGGGCGGAGGCCCGGCAGAGGCTGAGGGAGTGCGAGGGTCTGGTGGACGCGCTCCTTCACGCTCTTCAGTCCGCCGTGATCAACAAGGACACAGACAATAAG TCAGTAGAGAACTGCGTCTGCATCCTCCGAAACCTTTCCTATCACGTTCACAAAGAAATACCGGGAGCCGAGAGACTTCAGGAGCCCCACGTTAATCACATGATGAGATCAGTGGGGcatcagaagaaaaagaacGAGCCTGACTGCTTCCCAGGGAAGAGACCCAAAG AGGAGTGGTTCAATCAAG GCTTGGAGCTGCTGTACCAGCCAGAGGTGGTGAGGCTCTACCTCTCTCTTCTTACCTGCAGTCACAACCACAACACCCTGGAGGCAGCCGCAGGAGCGCTGCAGAACCTCGCTGCGGGACACTGGGCT TGGTCCAGTTACATTCGGGCGACGGTGAGAAAAGAGAAAGGGCTGCCTAttctggtggagctgctgcgctCTGATGTGGACAAAGTGGTGCGAGCCGTGGCTATTGCTCTCCGCAATCTGGCCATGGACAAAAGGAATAAAGACTTAATAG GGAGCTACGCTCTGAGGGACCTTGTCAGCAATCTGCCATGTGGGCAGCAGCACCCGGCGAAGAATCTCGAGGGAGATACGGTGGTGTCTATTTTGAACACAATTCACGAGATCATCACAGATAACCCGGAGAACGCCCGGGTGCTCATTCAAGGTCACGCTGTGCAGAAACTGGTGGCCATCAATAAATCCAG CCAATCGGCACGGGAGACCAAGGCAGCTTCCCATGTGCTTCAGACAATATGGGCCTACAAGGACCTGAGAAACACTCTGATGAAGGCAGGCTGGACCAAGAGTCACTTCAAG CCCACGACGACTGGAACGAGTAAAAAATCCAAGAGCGGAAAGCAAGGCAGTGATGACATTACTCTGCCGCTCATGGACAAGAACCAAG ATGTATATTCCAGTTTAGAGCCAAATGACAGAGTCGGAGATGGAAAGGCGCCCGTCGTTGAACGAGACGCTCTCCAG GCGATAAGTGAGAGAAAACACTTCATCAGAGCTGGCAGGCCTGCAGTGGGCCTCATGGATAACAAACCTCCACCGCTGGACTCCTGGGTGTAA